GGTTTCATTGTTGCGCAGCCAGTCCTGCGCCTCGCGCTTCGTCGCGAAAACCTTTGATCTGCTGGCGAACCCAGCGCGGCGGATGTGCGCACGGTAGTCGGTGACGGTCTTGCCGGTCGCCTTGTCCGTCCGCTTCCTTTCGACAATGGAACCCATTTTCCCTGCCTCCTCTGATCAACTACGCACCGCACTACGCACGGCGCGCTAAGTTGTTGAGGATTATAGGGTGTCAAAAGTTTTTAAGTCCGCTATGGTTACCAATTTCATCACCCGGGCAGGGTGTGCGCTACAGCGCCATGGGGGTGATCACAGGCGCGGCAGGCAGCACCGCCGATCGCCGCACTGGCGATCGGGCAAAGGAGGTTCAGCGCGGCTGCTCAGGCAGCACGATGTTGACCTCGAGCACCTCGTAGTTGTCCTGTTTCTCGAGCTGGACCTTGATGTCTTCCGGATTCACCGCGACGTACTTCGAGATCACCTCGATCAGCTCACGCTGAAGGGCAGGCAGGAAGTCGGCGGTTGGTGTGCCGCCCGCGCGTTCGTGGGCGATCAGCAGCGACAGGCGGTTCTTGGCGATCTCCGCGGTCTTCTTCTTCTCGCCGAACAGTTTGGAAAGGAAGGACATTTCACTTCCCTCCGAACAGGCGCTTGATCAGCCCCGGCTTCTCGTAGGAAACGAAACGCAGCGGGCGCTCCTCGCCGAGGAAGCGCGACACCACGTCGCCGTAGGCTTCGGCCACGTCCGTGCCCTTGAGGTGGATCGCGGGCGTTCCCTGGTTGGAGGCATGCAGCACGGATTCCGACTCGGGGATCACGCCGATCAGCGGCACGCGCAGCAACTCCTGCACGTCCTTGTAGGACAACATCTCGCCGTCCTCGACGCGCTTGGGCGAATAGCGGGTGATCAGCAGGTGTTCCTTGACCGGCTCGCCGCCTTCGCGCGCGCGCTTCGACTTGCTCTGCAGGATGCCGAGGATGCGGTCGGAGTCACGCACCGAGGATACTTCGGGATTGGTCGCCACGATGGCCTCGTCGGCGAAGGTCAGCGCCATCACGGCGCCACGCTCGATGCCTGCGGGCGAGTCGCACACCACGTAGTCGAAGCCCATGTGCTGCAGTTCTTCGAGCACTTTCTCGACGCCTTCCTCGGTCAGCGCGTCCTTGTCGCGGGTCTGCGAGGCGGGGAGGATGAAGAGGTTCTCGCAGTGCCTGTCCTTGATCAGGGCCTGGTTCAGGCGCGCCTCACCATTCACGACGTTGACGAGGTCATACACCACGCGGCGCTCGCAACCCATGATGAGGTCGAGATTTCGCAGGCCGACGTCGAAGTCGATCACCGCAGTCTTGAAGCCGCGCAGGGCGAGGCCGGATGCGAATGCGGCGCTGGTGGTGGTCTTGCCCACACCGCCCTTGCCTGACGTTACGACGATGACTTTCACGGTTTCCCCTTGTTCGTGCTGTGTGGCCGCGCTCAGGCGAGCGGCAGCGGTTCGATGTTGAGTGTATGGTCGGCGCCCGTCAGACGCACCTGGGCCGCCCGTCCGGCAACCGTCTCGGGAATTCCGCGTTCGAAGGTGCGGAACACGCCGGCGATGGAAACGAGTTCCGGCCCGAAGTTGCTGGCGATGATGCGGGCACGCTCATCGCCGTTTGCACCCGCGATGGCGCGGCCACGCATCGGGCCATAGCAGTGGATGCTGCCGTCGGCGATGACTTCGGCGCCGGGGCTCACGCCCCCGATCAGCACCAGGTCGGCGCCGCGCGCATAGATCTGCTGGCCCGAGCGCAGCGGGCGGTCCACGAACAGGGTCGGCTGGATGCCTTGGGGGGGCGCAGTCGGCGCAGGCGCGGGGGCTTGGCTGGCCGCGGGTGCCGGCGCCGGGGCAGGGGCAGGGGCCTGGGGGGCCTGCGCTGCCGGCCGCTCACGAAGCGCGGCTGCGTCGAGTTCGGCGAAGCCGGCACGACGTGCCGACTCGGCATGCTCGGCTGGCAGGCTGAACACGCCGATGGGCTGCAGGCGGTAACGGCGCAGCAGGGAGTTCAGGCCCGCCCAGTCGATTGTCGCGGGAACCTCACGCAGACCCGAAAAATCGAGGACGACGGCTTCGCCGTTGAAGAAGTCGGGCATGCCGCCGAGCATCTTGTGCAGGGCGTCCGCCAGGGCGGGCGGTTCGGTGGCTTGCAGCATGGCGACGGTCGCACCGAGCGTGGTGTTGCGGAACTCGATCGGACGGACGGGCGCGGAAGCGGACATGGACGGAAGCTTCTTCAAAATCAAGGGAGTGTACTGACGCGCGTGCGATGGAGCAAGGGAGCAGACTCAGTGCAGGGTGCGCGGCTGGAATAGTGCATCGACATCAGCGGCGTCGAAGCGGTAGGTGTGGTTCGACACGTCGTCGTGCACCACGATTTCGCCGTGCTCGGCAAGGATCGCGCGGACTTCATCCTCGCCCAGGCTGCGCAGCATGGTGGCGACCTTCTCGGGGTCGGCCGGCCAGTCATGGGTGACGGCGCGGGGTTCGAACAGGCGCACGTTCTCCTCGGCAAACAGGCGGCGCAGGATCTCCTGCGGTTCGAGGCCGAGCAGTTCGTCGTTGCGCACGGTGTTCGCGAGTTGTTGCACGCGCGACCAGCCGTCGAGATCCCTGGCGTCCGCGCCTGGCAGCTTCTGCACGAAGAGTGCCGCTGCAGCGTGTTCGGTGGCCGCGAGCCACAGCCCGGCCGGTTGCTGTTCGGACTGTTCGAGGTAGTGCTCGAAGCACGCCGCAATGCTGTCGCCCTCGAGCGGCACCAGGCTCTGGTAGGGCTGGTCCATGCCCTCGACGTCGAGCGAGAGCTGCAGTCGCCCGTCGCCGACGAGGTCACCAAGCGAGTCGCCAGTCAGCACGCCTTCGGCCTTGGCATAGCCGCGCAGGTTAAGCGCTTCGCTGCAGTCGATCACCAGCAGGCTGACCGGGCCGTGTCCCGAGACCTGGAAGGTGAGCCGTCCGGGCTGCTTGAGGTTGCCGGCGATGACGGCGGACACCGCGCTCATCTCGCCAAGGAGGCGGGCGACGGCTTCGGGGTAGGCGCGTCCGTGCTGCATGGCCTGCCATACATCGGTCAGGCGGACGACTGCACCGCGGATGTCGAGGTCTTCCAGCAGGAAGCGCTGGACGTAGCTGGCGGGAGAGGTGCTCATGGATTCTGCTCCGTCGGGGCCGCGCCCTTGAGCGCGGCGGTAAAGGCGTCGGGGTCGAAGCCGACGAGCAGGGCGCCAGCGCCGCAATCGACGACGGGGCGGCGAATGAGGCTGGGCTGGGCCTGCATCAGGGCGATGGCATCAGCCTCGCCGGCGATGGCCTGCTGCTCGGGCGCGAGCTTGCGCCAGGTGGTGCCGCGCTTGTTGAGCAGGGCTTCCCAGCCGCTGCGGGCACACCAGCGCGCAAGCGTTTCGGCGTCGATGCCGGCCTTCTTGTAATCGTGGAAATCGTAGGCCACGCCGGCATCGTCAAGCCAGGCAAAGGCCTTCTTCATGGTGTCGCAGTTCTTGATGCCGTAGATCACCGGGCGCATGTCAGGTCCTCCGCTGCTCACTTGCTGCCGCGCGCACGGGCGAAGGCGTCGGCCAACGCGTTGCCGCCTGGCCGCTGACGATCGTTCTGTTCGCGACGTGGCGTCTGGACGGCAGAGCGCGGTCGGGCGCTGTTGCCACCACGGTCCTGGCTGTCGCCACTGCGCGCGGGACGACCGCCCGGCTCGGCGCGTCGGGCAGCCGGTTCGTCGGACATGCGCATCGTCAATGCGATCCGATTGCGCGGGATGTCCACTTCCAGCACCTTGACCTTCACCACCTGGCCGGCTTTGACCACGCTGTGCGGATCCTTGACGAAGGTGTTCGACAAGGCCGAGATGTGCACCAGGCCGTCCTGATGCACGCCAATGTCGACGAACGCGCCGAAGTTGGTAACGTTGGTGACCACGCCCTCGAGCAGCATGCCGGGCTGCAGGTCCTTCAGCGTCTCGACGCCCTCGCGGAAGGCCGCGGTGCGGAATTCGGGGCGCGGATCGCGGCCGGGCTTCTCGAGTTCGGAGAGGATGTCCTGTACCGTCGGCAGGCCGAAGCGCTCATCCGTGAATTCGGCCGGTTTCAGCGACTTCAGGAAGCTGCCGTTGCCCATCAGCTCGCGCACGCTCTTCTGCACCCTGGCGAGGATGCGCTCGACCACCGGATAGGCTTCGGGGTGGACCGAGGAGGCGTCGAGCGGGTTGTCGCCGCTGGGGATGCGCAGGAAGCCCGCGGCCTGTTCGAAGGTCTTGGGGCCGAGGCGCGGGACATCCTTCAGCGCGTCGCGGCTGCGGAAGGGCCCCTTGCTATTGCGGTACTCGACGATGTTGCCGGCAAGCGTGGTGTTCAGGCCCGAGATGCGGGCCAGCAGCGGCACCGAGGCGGTGTTCACATCGACGCCGACCGCGTTCACGCAGTCTTCGACCACCGCATCGAGGCTCTTGGCCAGACGCCCCTGATTGACGTCGTGCTGGTACTGGCCTACCCCGATCGACTTCGGGTCGATCTTGACCAGTTCGGCCAGCGGGTCCTGCAGGCGACGGGCGATGGAGACCGCGCCGCGCAGACTGACGTCCACATCCGGGAATTCCTTGGCGGCGAGCTCGGAAGCGGAGTACACCGAAGCCCCGGCTTCGGACACCACGACCTTGGTCAGCGGCAGTTCCGGGTGGCGTTTCATCAACTCCGCCGCAAGCGCGTCGGTCTCGCGCGAGGCCGTGCCGTTGCCGATCGCGATCAGCTCGACAGCATGCTTCTTCGCCAGTGCGGCGATGGTGGCGATGGCGGATTCACGGTCACGGCGCGGCTCGAACGGATAGACGGTCGCCGTGTCGACGAGCTTGCCCGTGGCATCGACCACCGCGACCTTGACGCCGGTGCGGATGCCCGGATCGAGGCCGATGGTCGGGCGCGTGCCGGCCGGCGCGGCCAGCAGCAGGTCCTTGAGGTTGCGCGCAAACACGCGGATCGCCTCTTCCTCCGCGCGCTCGCGCAGTTCGCCCATCAACTCCAGTTCGAGATGGATCGAGATCTTCACGCTCCACGCCCAGCGCACCGTGTCGGCCAGCCAGCGGTCAGCCGGCCGGCCCTGGTTGCGGATGCCGAAGCGCGCGGCGATGCGGCCTTCGCAGGGGTGGGGCGCCTCGGCGTCGGGTCGGTCGACGTCGAGTGTCAGCCGCAGCACGCCTTCGTTGCGCCCGCGCAGCAGCGCGAGCGCGCGGTGCGAGGGCATGGTGGCGATCGGCTCGGCAAACTCGAACCAGTCGCGGAACTTGGCGCCTTCGGTCTCCTTGCCTTCGATCACCGCCGACCGTACCTGGCCGTATTCATGCAGATAGTTGCGAAGTTCGCCGAGCAGGGTCGCATCCTCTGCGAACACTTCCATCAGGATCTGGCGCGCGCCATCGAGCACCGCCTTGACGTCGCCGAAGCCGGCTTCGGCATTCAGGTATTTCGCGGCCTCGAGGTCGGGGTCGAGCATCGCATCGGCAAGCAGGGCTTCGGCCAGCGGTCCGATGCCGGCCTCGCGCGCGATCTGCGCCTTGGTGCGGCGCTTGGGCTTGTAGGGCAGGTAGAGGTCTTCCAGCCGCTGCTTGGTGTCGGCGTTCTCGACCTCGACGCGCAGCTCGGCGGTGAGCTTGCCCTGTTCGTCGATCGAGGCCAGCACCGTGGCGCGGCGGTCTTCCAGTTCGCGCAGATAGCCGAGACGTTCGTCCAGCGTACGCAGCTGGGTGTCGTCGAGGCCGCCAGTGACTTCCTTGCGGTAGCGTGCAATGAAGGGCACAGTGGCGCCGTCGTCCAGCAACTGGACGGCAGCGATGACCTGGCGCGGGGACACGCCGAGTTCTTCGGCGATGCGGTGTTCGATCGGGGGGAGCATGGTGACGGTGCGTAGGGGGTGAAACGAAGGGCGGGATGGTGCAGCAAGCCGCCCCGTGCGACAAGTCCTGCGGTTCCGGCCGCGACACGCCGCAGGGCGCCTTCAGGACGTGGCGTCGATGCGGAAAGCAGCGCCAGAACAGGTCCGGCGCGATGATTCAGAGCGCGACGAGCGTCTGCCGTCCCCACCAGCTCTCGCCCGGCGCGAGTCGGACCGGCTGCTGCGCGGCCGCTGCTTCGACGCACAGCATGTGGCGGAAAGCGTCGTCGGGCAGGTCGACGATGGCCTTGCTGCGCTCGATCCAGGGGTTCCACACGACCACGTCGGGAAAGCCCTCGGCATTGATGCCCAGGCTGCGGTCGTACTCGCGCAGTAACACCGGCCGCTGAACGTCGTGATAGACGCGATCCGCCTCGCCCTCGATCAGCAGTACGTCGCCGCTGTCGCGCTTGATGCGGTTGGCGTCGGTCTTGTCGCGGAAGCTGAAGCCATGCAGGCCTTCGAGGCGCGATTCCTCGACCTCGCGCACGGCGAGATAGGTGTGCAGCGCCGCGGTGAACTCGAGATCGCCATCGCCGGTGTTGGTGACCTCGAACTCGAGATCGAGCCGGCTCTCTTCGAGCAGGATGCTGAGTTCGGCCGAGAATGCGTGCGGCCACAGCGTGCGCGTGGCCTCGTCATCGACCAGGCCCAGGGTGACGAGGGCGTAATCCTTGCTGCCGCGCTCGGTCAGCACCGACCAGTCGCGGGTGCGGGCGAAACCGTGTGCGGGCAGCGCGCCGAGATCGGCGAACTGGGGGAAGCAGACGGGGATGCCGCCGCGGATCGGTGTCTTGCGGTCGAGCACGGCGTTCGGGCTGAGGTAGAGCCGGTCTGTGCCGCCCGGTGGCGTCCAGGACAGGACCTGGCCGCCGAACAGGCTCACGACGGCCGAGGCGCCATTTCGGGTGCCGAGGCGCAGCGCGGGGAGGCCGCGGAAGTCGATGCGTTCAATGCCTGCGGTCATCGCGCTCAGTCCTGCAGCGGCAACACGCCGAGTTTGACGGTGTTGTCTTCCGGGTCGTTGCTGAGGACGAAGCCGAGCTTCTGCACGAACTTGAGCATGCGCTCGTTGCTCGAGAGGAACACGCCGTTCATGTAGGCGATGCCGCGGCTGCGCGCGGTCTCGATCAGCACGCCCATGAGCTTGCGCGCCAGCCCGCGGTGCTGCCAGTCGTCCGCCACCACCACCGCGAACTCGCATGACTCGCCGTCCGGGTTCACCGCGTAGCGGCACACGCCGATTTCCTTCTCCTTGCCGTCGACCTCGAGCGTGGCGAGGAACGCCATCTCCCGGTCGTAGTCGATTTGCGTCAGGCGCGCGACCATGGCCGGCGGTAGTTCGCGCATCGTGTTCATGAAGCGGTAGTACTTGGTCTCCGGCGACAGGCCACGCACGAACTCGATCTCGAGTTCGGCATCCTCCGGCTTGATCGGGCGGATGGTCACCACCGTTCCGTCGGGCACGATCCAGGTCTGGGTCAGGTGCGAGGGATAAGGATGGATCGCCATGTGGTCGTAGCGATCGGCCGTCGGCGACACGTTGTCGACAACGATGCTCGCGTCGACCGCCACCGCGCCGTTCTCGTCGACGATCAGCGGGTTGATCTCGAGCCCGGTGATCCACGGCAGCTCGCAGGCCATCTCGGACACGCGCAGCAGGACCAGTTCCAGCGCATTCATGTCCACCGCGGGCAGGTTGCGGAATTCGCCCAGGCGGGTGGCGATCCGCGTCGAACGGATCATGTCCTTGACCAGGAAGCTGTTGAGCGGCGGAAGGGCGACGGCGATGTCACGGTTGTCGGCGACCTGGTTGCCGCCCTCGCCGAAGGTGATGACCGGGCCGAACACCGGATCGCGCTTGACGCCGACCACCAGCTCGCGGCCATTGCGCTTCTGGATCATGGGCTCGATGGCGATGCCATTGATCACCGCGTCGGGCTGCACGCGCTTCACCTCGTCCAGGATCTCCTGGTAGGTCGAACGCACCGCGGCCAGGCTGCGGATGTTGAGGCGCACGCCGCCAACATCGGACTTGTGCTCGATGTTGGGCGAGTCGATCTTCATCACCACCGGCAGGCCGATCTCGGCGGACAGCACCATGGCTTCGGCGGCCGATCGCGCGACCACGGTCTGCGCGATGGGAATGCGGAAGGCCGCCAGCAGCGCCTTCGATTCCATCTCGTTGAGCTTCTTGCGACGCTCCGACAAGGCCATCTCGATCACGAGCCGCGCGCTTTCGATCGAAGGCGGCGAAAGGTGGGATAGCGAGGAGGGCGTCTGCATCAGCAGCTTCTGGTTCTGGTAGTAGGCCGAGATGTGGCTGAAGAGCTCGACCGCCGGCTCGGGTGTGCGGAAATGCGGGATGCCCGCGGCGCTGAACTTGTGGCGCGACTCGGTGACGAGCTCCTCGCCCATCCAGCAGGCCACGACCGGCTTGTCGGCGGTCTTCTCGAGCTCGATGACGGCGTCGGCGACGGCGGTGGGGTTGGTCATGCCCTGCGGGGTCAGCATGACCAGCACACCGTCCACGTTCGGGCCTTCGAGAACGGCCTTCAGTGCCTTGCCGTAGCGTTCCGAGTCGGCGTCGCCGAGGATGTCGACCGGATTGCCGCGCGACCAGTTGACCGGCAGCGCGGCGTTGAGCTTCTCCATTGTGCCTTCGGAGAAGTCGGCCAATGGAATTCCGATGTCGGATGCGCGATCGGCAGCCATCACGCCGGGCCCGCCACCGTTGGTGATGATCGCGAGGCGATTGCCGCGGGGACGGAAGTGCGAGAACAGCGCATTCGCGGCGGCGAAGAGCTGACCGATGTTGTAGAGGCGGATGACGCCTGCTCGGCGCAGCGCGGCGTCGAATACGGCATCGTCACCGATCGGCGCGGCCGAATGCGAGAGGATCGCCTTCGAGGCCTCCGGGTGGCGGCCGGCCTTGATCAGCAGCACGGGCTTGACCCGCGCGGCGCCCCGCAGCGCGCTCATGAAACGGCGGGCGTCGCGGATGCCTTCGACGTAGAGGAAGATGCTCTCGGTGCGCGGGTCCGAGATCATGTACTCGAGCACCTCGCCGAAGTCGATATCGGAGGACGAGCCCAGCGACACCACCGCGGAGAAGCCGACGTTGTTGGGCTTGGCCCAGTCGAGAATGGCGGCGCACAGCGCGCCCGACTGCGAGATCAGGCCGATGCTGCCCTTGAGCGCCGTGGCATGGGCAAAGGTGGCGTTCAGGCCGAGTTGCGGGCGCATGATGCCCAGGCAGTTCGGACCGAGCAGCCGGATGCGGTGACGATGCGCGGCGTCGATCACCTGGCGCTCGAGCAGGGCGCCGCGCGGGCCGGCCTCGGAGAACCCGGCCGACAACAGGATGGCGGCCTTCACGCCCGCCCGGCCACAGCTGTCCATGATGGCCGGCGCCTTTTCGGCACGGACGGCGATCACCACCAGGTCGAGGCGCTGCGGGACGTCCTCGACGGACTTGTAGCAGGCGACGCCGTGAACCGATTCATGCTTGGGGTTGATGGCGAACAGCTTGCCCTTGAAGCCCGCGTTGAGCATGTTGCGCATGAGCACGTCGCCCAGCGAGCTCTCGCGTTCGCTGGCACCGATGATCCCGACCGAGCGCGGCTCAAGGAGCGGAGTGAGATAGTGCTTGTCTTTCATGGCGGCAACCCGAATGAGTAGATGATCTGGTCTTGCGACGATCTCGCCTGCGGAGGCCAGAACTTATCCGCAGATTATACTGCAGTGCACAATAACGTAGGCGGCTCGGCACATCGGTGTTTCCCCTAGTGCGCACCGCTTGCTCGAACAGGGTAGCGCCCATGATCAATTCCCGAGCGAGAAAAGGAAGCGGGCGCCGTCCCCGGGCCTGGACTCGGCGCGGATGGTGCCCTCATGGCGCTGCACGATGCGCTGCACGGTGGCCAGCCCGATGCCCGTACCCGGGAAGTCCTCGGGCGCGTGGAGCCGGTGGAAGGGGCGGAACAGGTTGCCAGCGTGCTCCATGTCGAAGCCGGCGCCGTTGTCCTCGACGCAGAACACCCGCCGCCCGGCGGTGCGTTCAGCCCTAAACACAATGCGTGCCTTCGGCTGCCGCGCGGTGAATTTCCATGCGTTGCGCAGAAGGTTCTCCAGCATCACGTGCATCAGGCCACGGTCAGCGGTGACGACGAGTCCCTGCGTGATCTCGAACTCGACCTTCCGCTCGGGCTCCTCCGCCGTCAGCTGATCGATGATCTGGCGCGCCAACTCGGACAGATCGAAGGTCTCCTTCCGCAGTGGCTGGCGCGTCAGGGTCGCCAGCTGGATCAGGGCGTCGATGAGTTCGGCCATGCGCTCGGTGGCCTTGCGAATGCGCTCAAGGTAGGTGCGCACGTTTGGTTCGATGCGGCCTTCGAGTTCCTGTTCGACGATGCGGGCG
This genomic window from Thauera humireducens contains:
- the minE gene encoding cell division topological specificity factor MinE, with product MSFLSKLFGEKKKTAEIAKNRLSLLIAHERAGGTPTADFLPALQRELIEVISKYVAVNPEDIKVQLEKQDNYEVLEVNIVLPEQPR
- the minD gene encoding septum site-determining protein MinD, which gives rise to MKVIVVTSGKGGVGKTTTSAAFASGLALRGFKTAVIDFDVGLRNLDLIMGCERRVVYDLVNVVNGEARLNQALIKDRHCENLFILPASQTRDKDALTEEGVEKVLEELQHMGFDYVVCDSPAGIERGAVMALTFADEAIVATNPEVSSVRDSDRILGILQSKSKRAREGGEPVKEHLLITRYSPKRVEDGEMLSYKDVQELLRVPLIGVIPESESVLHASNQGTPAIHLKGTDVAEAYGDVVSRFLGEERPLRFVSYEKPGLIKRLFGGK
- the minC gene encoding septum site-determining protein MinC — translated: MSASAPVRPIEFRNTTLGATVAMLQATEPPALADALHKMLGGMPDFFNGEAVVLDFSGLREVPATIDWAGLNSLLRRYRLQPIGVFSLPAEHAESARRAGFAELDAAALRERPAAQAPQAPAPAPAPAPAASQAPAPAPTAPPQGIQPTLFVDRPLRSGQQIYARGADLVLIGGVSPGAEVIADGSIHCYGPMRGRAIAGANGDERARIIASNFGPELVSIAGVFRTFERGIPETVAGRAAQVRLTGADHTLNIEPLPLA
- a CDS encoding Hsp33 family molecular chaperone HslO, which codes for MSTSPASYVQRFLLEDLDIRGAVVRLTDVWQAMQHGRAYPEAVARLLGEMSAVSAVIAGNLKQPGRLTFQVSGHGPVSLLVIDCSEALNLRGYAKAEGVLTGDSLGDLVGDGRLQLSLDVEGMDQPYQSLVPLEGDSIAACFEHYLEQSEQQPAGLWLAATEHAAAALFVQKLPGADARDLDGWSRVQQLANTVRNDELLGLEPQEILRRLFAEENVRLFEPRAVTHDWPADPEKVATMLRSLGEDEVRAILAEHGEIVVHDDVSNHTYRFDAADVDALFQPRTLH
- a CDS encoding ArsC family reductase; amino-acid sequence: MRPVIYGIKNCDTMKKAFAWLDDAGVAYDFHDYKKAGIDAETLARWCARSGWEALLNKRGTTWRKLAPEQQAIAGEADAIALMQAQPSLIRRPVVDCGAGALLVGFDPDAFTAALKGAAPTEQNP
- a CDS encoding Tex family protein; the encoded protein is MLPPIEHRIAEELGVSPRQVIAAVQLLDDGATVPFIARYRKEVTGGLDDTQLRTLDERLGYLRELEDRRATVLASIDEQGKLTAELRVEVENADTKQRLEDLYLPYKPKRRTKAQIAREAGIGPLAEALLADAMLDPDLEAAKYLNAEAGFGDVKAVLDGARQILMEVFAEDATLLGELRNYLHEYGQVRSAVIEGKETEGAKFRDWFEFAEPIATMPSHRALALLRGRNEGVLRLTLDVDRPDAEAPHPCEGRIAARFGIRNQGRPADRWLADTVRWAWSVKISIHLELELMGELRERAEEEAIRVFARNLKDLLLAAPAGTRPTIGLDPGIRTGVKVAVVDATGKLVDTATVYPFEPRRDRESAIATIAALAKKHAVELIAIGNGTASRETDALAAELMKRHPELPLTKVVVSEAGASVYSASELAAKEFPDVDVSLRGAVSIARRLQDPLAELVKIDPKSIGVGQYQHDVNQGRLAKSLDAVVEDCVNAVGVDVNTASVPLLARISGLNTTLAGNIVEYRNSKGPFRSRDALKDVPRLGPKTFEQAAGFLRIPSGDNPLDASSVHPEAYPVVERILARVQKSVRELMGNGSFLKSLKPAEFTDERFGLPTVQDILSELEKPGRDPRPEFRTAAFREGVETLKDLQPGMLLEGVVTNVTNFGAFVDIGVHQDGLVHISALSNTFVKDPHSVVKAGQVVKVKVLEVDIPRNRIALTMRMSDEPAARRAEPGGRPARSGDSQDRGGNSARPRSAVQTPRREQNDRQRPGGNALADAFARARGSK
- a CDS encoding D-hexose-6-phosphate mutarotase, which translates into the protein MTAGIERIDFRGLPALRLGTRNGASAVVSLFGGQVLSWTPPGGTDRLYLSPNAVLDRKTPIRGGIPVCFPQFADLGALPAHGFARTRDWSVLTERGSKDYALVTLGLVDDEATRTLWPHAFSAELSILLEESRLDLEFEVTNTGDGDLEFTAALHTYLAVREVEESRLEGLHGFSFRDKTDANRIKRDSGDVLLIEGEADRVYHDVQRPVLLREYDRSLGINAEGFPDVVVWNPWIERSKAIVDLPDDAFRHMLCVEAAAAQQPVRLAPGESWWGRQTLVAL
- a CDS encoding GNAT family N-acetyltransferase; this translates as MKDKHYLTPLLEPRSVGIIGASERESSLGDVLMRNMLNAGFKGKLFAINPKHESVHGVACYKSVEDVPQRLDLVVIAVRAEKAPAIMDSCGRAGVKAAILLSAGFSEAGPRGALLERQVIDAAHRHRIRLLGPNCLGIMRPQLGLNATFAHATALKGSIGLISQSGALCAAILDWAKPNNVGFSAVVSLGSSSDIDFGEVLEYMISDPRTESIFLYVEGIRDARRFMSALRGAARVKPVLLIKAGRHPEASKAILSHSAAPIGDDAVFDAALRRAGVIRLYNIGQLFAAANALFSHFRPRGNRLAIITNGGGPGVMAADRASDIGIPLADFSEGTMEKLNAALPVNWSRGNPVDILGDADSERYGKALKAVLEGPNVDGVLVMLTPQGMTNPTAVADAVIELEKTADKPVVACWMGEELVTESRHKFSAAGIPHFRTPEPAVELFSHISAYYQNQKLLMQTPSSLSHLSPPSIESARLVIEMALSERRKKLNEMESKALLAAFRIPIAQTVVARSAAEAMVLSAEIGLPVVMKIDSPNIEHKSDVGGVRLNIRSLAAVRSTYQEILDEVKRVQPDAVINGIAIEPMIQKRNGRELVVGVKRDPVFGPVITFGEGGNQVADNRDIAVALPPLNSFLVKDMIRSTRIATRLGEFRNLPAVDMNALELVLLRVSEMACELPWITGLEINPLIVDENGAVAVDASIVVDNVSPTADRYDHMAIHPYPSHLTQTWIVPDGTVVTIRPIKPEDAELEIEFVRGLSPETKYYRFMNTMRELPPAMVARLTQIDYDREMAFLATLEVDGKEKEIGVCRYAVNPDGESCEFAVVVADDWQHRGLARKLMGVLIETARSRGIAYMNGVFLSSNERMLKFVQKLGFVLSNDPEDNTVKLGVLPLQD